One Haemorhous mexicanus isolate bHaeMex1 chromosome 9, bHaeMex1.pri, whole genome shotgun sequence DNA segment encodes these proteins:
- the WDR47 gene encoding WD repeat-containing protein 47 has protein sequence MTAEETVNVKEAEIIKLILDFLNSRKLHISMLALEKESGVINGLFSDDMLFLRQLILDGQWDEVLQFIQPLECMEKFDKKRFRYIIMKQKFLEALCVNNAMSAEDEPQHLEFTMREAVQCLHALEEYCPSKEDYSKLCLLLTLPRLTNHAEFKDWNPSTARVHCFEEACVMVAEFIPADRKLSEAGFKASNNRLFQLVMKGLLYECCVEFCQSKATGEEITESEVLLGIDLLCGNGCDDLDLSLLSWLQNLPATVFSCAFEQKMLNIHVDKLLKPTKAAYADLLTPLISKLSPYPSSPMRRPQSADAYMTRSLNPALDGLSCGLTNHDKRVTDLGTKTSPMSHSFANFHYPGVQNLSRSLMLENTECHSIFEESPERDTPVEPQHPIGSETSCQSSAPENEPLNAAQSQGSAKQEKNELRDSTEQFQEYYRQRLRYQQHLEQKEQQRQLYQQMLLEGGVNQEDGADQQQNLTEQFLNRSIQKLGELNMGMDSLGNDVQTLSQQCNGSKGIASINPASNFTSAPSDGSQRITTDSPNLNTSTPRKCGSANQIPFPEESPVQGNQSASEHAASQPQSDDSSGNLSRTRGDEEDKSKKQFICINTLEDTQAVRAVAFHPSGSLYAVGSNSKTLRVCAYPEVIDPSAYNTPKQPVVRFKRNKHHKGSIYCVAWSPCGQLLATGSNDKYVKVLPFNAETCNATGPDLEFSMHDGTIRDLAFMEGPESGGAILISAGAGDCNIYTTDCQRGQGLHALSGHTGHILALYTWSGWMIASGSQDKTVRFWDLRVPSCVRVVGTTFHGTGSAVASVAVDPSGRLLATGQEDSSCMLYDIRGGRMVQSYHPHGSDVRSVRFSPGAHYLLTGSYDMKIKVTDLQGDLTKQLPLMVVGEHKDKVIQCRWHTQDLSFLSSSADRTVTLWTYNG, from the exons ATGACGGCTGAAGAAACAGTGAATGTTAAAGAAGCTGAAATAATTAAGCTAATACTAGATTTTCTGAACTCAAGGAAGCTTCACATCAGCATGCTGGCACTTGAGAAAGAAAGTGGGGTCATTAATGGCTTGTTTTCAGATGATATGCTCTTCCTAAG GCAATTGATTCTTGATGGCCAGTGGGATGAGGTTCTTCAGTTTATTCAGCCTCTTGAATGTATGGAAAAATTCGACAAGAAAAG GTTTCGTTACATTATTATGAAGCAGAAATTCTTGGAAGCCTTATGTGTGAACAATGCAATGTCAGCAGAGGATGAGCCTCAGCAT CTGGAATTCACCATGCGAGAGGCTGTGCAGTGCCTGCACGCGCTGGAGGAATATTGTCCCTCTAAGGAAGACTACAGCAAACTGTGCTTGCTGCTGACACTGCCTCGCCTCACCAACCACGCCGAGTTCAAGGACTGGAATCCCAGCACGGCTCGGGTGCACTGCTTTGAAGAAGCCTGTGTCATGGTGGCAGAGTTCATCCCAGCAGACAGGAAACTGAGCGAGGCCGGCTTCAAAGCGAGTAACAACCGCTTGTTTCAGCTTGTGATGAAGGGATTGCTTTACGAATGTTGTGTGGAATTCTGTCAGAGTAAAGCTACGGGAGAAGAAATCACAGAAAGTGAAGTATTGCTGGGCATTGATCTCTTGTGTGGTAACGGCTGTGATGACTTGGACCTTAGCTTATTATCGTGGCTGCAGAATCTGCCAGCCACTGTGTTTTCTTGTGCTTTTGAACAAAAGATGCTTAATATTCACGTTGATAAACTGCTCAAACCCACAAAAGCTGCCTATGCTGACCTTCTGACACCTCTTATCAGCAAACTTTCTCCTTATCCATCATCCCCAATGCGCCGGCCTCAGTCAGCGGACGCTTACATGACCCGCTCTTTAAACCCTGCCTTAGATGGGCTCTCGTGTGGATTGACAAACCACGACAAGCGGGTCACAGACCTCGGGACCAAAACTTCTCCCATGTCGCACTCCTTTGCTAACTTCCATTACCCTGGAGTACAGAATCTCAGCAGGAGTCTCATGCTTGAGAATACTGAATGTCACAGCATTTTTGAAGAGTCACCAGAGCG TGATACTCCTGTGGAGCCCCAGCATCCCATTGGCAGTGAGACCTCgtgccagagctcagctccGGAAAATGAACCACTCAATGCGGCACAGAGTCAGGGATCAGccaaacaggagaaaaatgag CTTCGTGATTCCACAGAGCAGTTTCAGGAGTACTACAGACAGAGACTGCGTTACCAGCAGCACTtggagcagaaggagcagcagcgACAGTTGTACCAGCAGATGTTGTTAGAAGGAGGAGTCAATCAAGAAGATGGAGCTGACCAGCAGCAGAACCTTACTGAACAGTTTCTTAACAG ATCTATCCAGAAACTAGGAGAATTAAACATGGGTATGGACAGTCTTGGAAATGATGTACAAACACTTAGCCAGCAATGTAACGGAAGCAAAGGGATTGCATCTATCAATCCAGCCAGTAACTTCACATCAGCACCCTCAGATGGTAGCCAGAGGATAACAACTGATAGCCCAAATCTTAATACAAGCACTCCTCGCAAGTGTGGATCAGCTAATCAGATACCCTTTCCTGAAGAGTCACCTGTGCAGGGGAATCAAAG TGCATCAGAGCATGCCGCCAGTCAGCCACAGTCAGACGACTCTTCGGGGAATTTATCTAGGACACGAGGTGATGAG GAAGACAAATcaaaaaagcagtttatttgCATTAATACTCTAGAAGACACACAAGCTGTCAGAGCTGTAGCCTTTCATCCCAGTGGGAGTTTATATGCTGTTGGTTCCAACTCTAAAACTTTGAGAGTTTGTGCCTATCCAGAAGTAATTGACCCAAG tGCTTATAATACTCCTAAACAACCTGTAGTTCGCTTCAAGAGGAATAAGCATCATAAAGGATCAATCTACTGTGTAGCCTGGAGTCCCTGTGGACAGCTGTTAGCTACTGGTTCTAATGATAAATATGTGAAAGTGCTGCCTTTTAATGCAGAAACTTGTAATGCAACAG gaCCAGATTTGGAATTCAGCATGCACGATGGGACAATCAGAGACCTTGCTTTTATGGAAGGTCCAGAAAGTGGTGGTGCTATTTTAAtaagtgctggagcaggggactGTAACATTTACACAACAGATTGTCAGCGTGGACAAGGCCTGCATGCCCTAAGTGGTCACACTG GACATATTTTAGCACTTTATACATGGAGTGGCTGGATGATTGCATCTGGATCCCAAGACAAGACTGTAagattttgggatttgagagtgccaagctGTGTTCGTGTTGTGGGAACAACGTTTCATGGAACAG GGAGTGCTGTAGCCTCGGTGGCCGTGGATCCCAGCGGCAGGCTGCTGGCCACGGGCCAGGAGGACTCGAGCTGCATGCTGTACGACATCCGCGGGGGCCGCATGGTGCAGAGCTACCACCCGCACGGCAGCGACGTGCGCTCCGTGCGCTTCTCCCCGGGCGCGCACTACCTGCTCACCGGCTCCTACGACATGAAGATCAAGGTGACAGACCTGCAAG GGGACCTGACGAAGCAGCTTCCTCTGATGGTGGTAGGGGAGCACAAGGACAAAGTTATTCAGTGCAGGTGGCACACGCAAGATCTTTCCTTCTTGTCATCTTCTGCAGACAGAACTGTAACCCTTTGGACCTACAATGGTTAG